A region of uncultured Desulfobacter sp. DNA encodes the following proteins:
- the ahbC gene encoding 12,18-didecarboxysiroheme deacetylase gives MIGISKLYCATVEPSDTLRYSRHSGKLPSHLLQFSIDKKPVVVWNMTRRCNLKCVHCYAQSENIAYDNELTHEQSIAMMDDLAKFGVPVLLFSGGEPLMHPRLVEYAQYAVSKGMRAVISTNGTLITKEKAKQLKDVGLSYVGISLDGLEATHDMFRGVPGAYQKALQAVDNCQEAGIKVGLRFTINKRNVMDIPGIFDLLEEKNIPRACFYHLVYSGRGQEIAKEDLSHEETRKVLDLIMDRTRALHDRNKPKEILTVDNHADGPYLYQRLLKEDPKRAAEVLELLEMNEGNNSGRGIGCISWDGEVHPDQFWREISFGNIKDRPFSEIWTDPENEFLMKMKEKKKHVKGRCAQCRWLDICAGNFRARAESVANDPWDSDPACYLTDEEIKKENV, from the coding sequence ATGATTGGAATTTCAAAACTTTACTGCGCCACAGTGGAACCCTCGGATACCTTGCGATATTCAAGGCATTCAGGCAAACTTCCCTCCCATCTGCTTCAGTTCTCCATAGATAAAAAGCCTGTTGTGGTCTGGAATATGACCCGGCGGTGTAATCTGAAGTGCGTTCATTGCTATGCCCAGTCTGAAAATATTGCCTATGACAATGAGCTGACCCATGAACAGAGTATTGCCATGATGGATGATCTGGCAAAATTCGGGGTGCCGGTGCTCCTTTTTTCCGGTGGAGAACCGCTGATGCACCCACGTCTTGTGGAGTATGCCCAGTATGCTGTATCCAAGGGAATGCGTGCCGTGATTTCAACCAACGGCACCCTGATCACCAAAGAGAAAGCAAAACAACTCAAAGATGTCGGACTCTCCTATGTGGGGATCAGCCTGGACGGACTTGAAGCCACCCATGATATGTTCAGAGGCGTTCCCGGGGCTTACCAGAAAGCTTTACAGGCTGTTGACAACTGCCAGGAAGCAGGCATTAAGGTGGGGTTGAGGTTTACCATCAATAAAAGAAATGTGATGGATATTCCCGGTATTTTTGATCTGCTGGAAGAAAAAAATATTCCCAGGGCCTGTTTTTACCATCTGGTTTACTCCGGAAGGGGCCAGGAAATTGCCAAGGAGGATTTAAGCCACGAGGAGACCCGCAAGGTGCTTGATTTGATCATGGACCGCACAAGGGCCCTTCACGACCGCAACAAGCCCAAGGAAATTCTCACCGTGGATAACCATGCAGACGGTCCCTATCTGTATCAGCGTCTGCTCAAGGAAGACCCCAAAAGGGCTGCGGAAGTTCTTGAGCTGCTTGAGATGAACGAGGGAAACAACTCCGGTCGGGGAATCGGCTGCATCTCCTGGGACGGTGAAGTCCATCCGGACCAGTTCTGGCGGGAAATCAGTTTCGGCAACATCAAGGACAGACCATTCAGCGAAATCTGGACAGATCCGGAAAACGAATTTTTGATGAAAATGAAAGAGAAGAAGAAACACGTCAAGGGCAGATGCGCCCAATGCCGGTGGCTGGACATCTGTGCCGGAAATTTCAGAGCCAGAGCCGAGTCCGTTGCCAATGACCCCTGGGATTCCGATCCTGCCTGTTATCTTACGGACGAAGAGATCAAAAAGGAGAACGTATAA